CGCGGACGCCGATGATCTTGCCGATCTCGCCGTGCGGCACCTTCAGCGAGGTGTCACGGACCTCACGGGCCTTCTCACCGAAGATCGCGCGGAGCAGGCGCTCCTCCGGCGTCAGCTCGGTCTCGCCCTTGGGCGTGACCTTGCCGACGAGGATGTCGCCGGCGACGACCTCGGCACCGATACGGATGATGCCGCGCTCGTCGAGGTCGGCGAGGACCTCCTCGGAGACGTTCGGGATGTCCCGGGTGATCTCCTCCGGGCCGAGCTTGGTGTCACGGGCGTCGACCTCGTGCTCCTCGATGTGGATCGAGGAGAGGACGTCGTCCTGCACGAGGCGCTGCGACAGGATGATCGCGTCCTCGTAGTTGTGACCCTCCCACGGCATGAACGCCACGAGCAGGTTCTTGCCGAGCGCCATCTCGCCGTCTTCGGTGGCGGGACCGTCGGCGAGGACCTGGCCCTCGATGACGCGGTCGCCCTCGTCGACGACGACCTTCTGGTTGACCGAGGTGCCCTGGTTCGAGCGCGAGAACTTGTGCAGGCGGTACGTGATGTACGTGCCGTCGTCGTTGGCGACCGTGACGTAGTCGGCCGACAGCTCCTGGACGACACCGTCCTTCTCGGCCTTGAGCACGTCGCCGGCGTCGGTGGCACAGCGGTACTCCATGCCGGTGCCGACGAGCGGGGCCTCCGACTTGATCAGCGGCACCGCCTGACGCATCATGTTCGCGCCCATGAGGGCACGGTTGGCGTCGTCGTGCTCGAGGAACGGGATCATGGCGGTCGCGACCGACACCATCTGGCGCGGCGAGACGTCCATGTAGTCGACCTCGGACGGCAGGACGTAGTCGACCTCGCCGCCACGCTTACGCACCAGGACGCGGTTCTCGGTGAGCCGCATGTCGTCGTTGAGCGCGGCGTTGGCCTGCGCGATGACGAAGCGGTCCTCCTCGTCGGCGGTGACGTAGTCGACCTCGTCCGTGACCTGACCGTCGATGACCTTGCGGTACGGCGTCTCGATGAAGCCGAACGCGTTGACGCGGCCGTACGAGGCGAGCGAACCGATCAGACCGATGTTCGGGCCTTCCGGGGTCTCGATCGGGCACATGCGTCCGTAGTGGGACGGGTGCACGTCTCGGACCTCGAAGCCGGCCCGCTCACGGGACAGACCACCAGGGCCCAGCGCCGAGAGACGACGCTTGTGCGTCAGACCCGACAGCGGGTTGTTCTGGTCCATGAACTGCGACAGCTGCGAGGTGCCGAAGAATTCCTTGATCGACGCCACGACCGGGCGAATGTTGATCAGGGTCTGCGGCGTGATCGCCTCGACGTCCTGGGTCGTCATGCGCTCACGCACGACGCGCTCCATACGAGCCAGACCCGTGCGGACCTGGTTCTGGATGAGCTCGCCGACGTTACGCAGACGACGGTTGCCGAAGTGGTCGATGTCGTCGGTCTCGACGACGATCTCGTTGCCGTTCTCGCCGATCGTCTCGGTCTCGCCCGCGTGGAGCTTGACCAGGTACTTGATCGTGGCGATGACGTCGTCGGTGGTGAGCACGCCGGCGTCCAGCGGCTCGTCGGCGCCGAGCTTCTTGTTCACCTTGTAGCGGCCGACCTTCGCGAGGTCGTAGCGCTTCGGGTTGAAGTAGAGGTTCTCGAGCAGCGTCTGAGCAGCCTCACGGGTCGGCGGCTCGCCCGGACGCAGCTTGCGGTAGATGTCGAGCAGCGCGTCGTCCTGGCCCTGGGTGTGGTCCTTCTCCAGGGTGGCGCGCATGGACTCGTACTCGCCGAACTCCTGCAGGATCTGCTCGGTGGTCCAGCCGAGAGCCTTCAGCAGAACGGTGACCGACTGCTTGCGCTTGCGGTCGATGCGGACACCGACCAGGTCGCGCTTGTCGATCTCCATCTCCAGCCAGGCACCCCGGGACGGGATGATCTTGGCGGAGAAGATGTCCTTGTCGGACGTCTTGTCGATCGAGGAGTCGAAGTAGACACCCGGCGATCGGACCAGCTGCGACACCACGACACGCTCGGTGCCGTTGATGACGAAGGTGCCCTTGTTGGTCATGAGCGGGAAGTCGCCCATGAAGACCGTCTGAGACTTGATCTCGCCGGTCTCGTTGTTGGTGAACTCGGCGGTGACGAAGAGCGGGGCACCGTACGTGAAGTCACGGTCCTTGCACTCGTCGATCGAGTTCTTCGGCGGCTCGAAGCGGTGGTCGCGGAAGGTCAGCGACATCGACCCGGAGAAGTCCTCGATCGGCGAGATCTCCTCGAAGATCTCTTCCAGGCCGGACTTCGTGGGGACGTCCTGTCCCGACTCAAGGGCAGCCTCGACGCGAGCCTTCCAGGCGGCATTACCGAGCAGCCAGTCAAAGCTCTCGGTCTGCAGCGCGAGGAGGTTCGGAACCTCGAGGGGCTCCTTGATCTTTGCAAAGGAGATGCGCAGCGGGGCGGTGCTTGCGCCGTTGTTCGTATTGGTCGAGGCGTTGCGCGAGGCGGCCAAGAGGGGGTCCTTCCGAGGGCTCGGACTCACTACGCGCGTACCGGTCCCCAGCAATGCTTTGCGGCAGACTTTTCCTGAGATGACCAAAAGGCCAGTTCAGACGGGGTCGGTCCACGAAGCGGATGCGAAGGTATGCCCCTGGTGACGGGCAGGGGGCAGCTAACAGGCAGCGCAAAGGGTCAGTGTAGCCACTTGGCTCACTGATGTCCAGGGCGAATAATTCGCGACCCTCGTTGCTCTCAACTCCGCGGTACCTCGCGCCGTGCGGCGCACCTCGATACTGCCCGTTCAGTCGTCGATCCATGCCTCGGATACGGATCGTTGTGACGACGCGTCCTGAGAATTGCGCGCTGCGTGCGGTTCGTCAAGGCCCCCCGGTCTGCGGGGCGCACGGCGAAGATCACCATACTCCGCCACCGACGGCCCTCGGGGCCCCCGCCACGCCCTTCCCGGGGAACGCCGAAAGGCGACCACCCACAAGGGTGATCGCCTTTCGGTGCTCCCGCGTTACACGGGGGCTGGAGTCAGCTACAGCGACTCGAAACGGTCTTACTTGACCGTGACGGAGGCGCCGGCGGCCTTGAGGGACTCGGCGGCCTTCTCGGCAACGTCCTTCGCGACCTTCTCGAGGACGGCCTTCGGGGTGCCGTCGACGAGGTCCTTGGCCTCCTTGAGGCCCAGGGAGGTGAGCTCGCGCACGACCTTGATGACCTGGATCTTCTTGTCGCCGGCACCCTCGAGGATGACGTCGAACTCGTCCTGCTCCTCGGCGGCCTCGGTGGCAACCGGGGCGCCCGGGCCGGCAACGGCGACGGCCGCAGCGGCGGTGACGTCGAACTTGTCCTCGAAGGCCTTAACGAACTCGGAGAGCTCGATGAGGGTCATCTCCTCGAACTGGGCGAGGAGGTCGTCCTGAGAGAGCTTCGCCATGATGGGCGATCCTTCCACTAATTCGGCAGGTGCCGGATGTATGAAGAGGCGGGCGTAACGGCCCGCTGCGACCCGCGCGCTAGGCGGCGCGGATCAATGCGCGAGCCGAATTACTCGGCACCGCCCTGCTCGGCGAGCTTGACGCGAAGCGCCTCCGCGGTGCGGACGAACTTCGACGGCAGCGCCTGGAAGAGCGAGGCAGCCTGAGACTGCTTGCCCTTGAACGCGCCGGCCAGCTTGCTGAGCAGAACCTCGCGGGACTCGAGGTCCGCAAGCTTCTTGATCTCATCGGCGGTCAGCGCCTTACCGTCAAGGACACCGCCCTTGATGATGAGGTTCGGGTTCTCCTTGGCGAAGTCACGAAGACCCTTCGCCGACTCCACCGGGTCACCGGTGATGAAGGCGGCGCCCGTCGGACCGGTGAACTGGTCGTCGAGCGAGGTGATCCCGGCCTCGTTGGCCGCAATCTTGGTCAGCGTGTTCTTCACCACGGCGTACTGGGCGTTCTCACCGAGCGAACGACGCAGCGTCTTGAGCTGCGCGACGGTGAGACCCCGGTACTCGGTCAGCACGACGGCGTTCGAGCTCTGGAACTTGTCCTTGAGCTCGGCTACCGCGGCAGCCTTGTCGGGCCTTGCCATGAGCGTCGGCCTCCTTCCGGGTGATGGGACCGCGCGGAAGGGGCTGAACAAAACAAAACGCCCCGGCGCAGGCGCACGGGGCTTTGCTCGACCGCATCACGAAGATCCGGGAACTCATCCACAGTCACCTGCGCGGGTCGTTCGCATCTCAGCGAATCCTTCGGCCACCGCACCCGAGTGGGAGCAGCGACGACCAGCGGTCTTTGGCTTCTGTGGAAGCGTACGTGACGGGGTGCGGTTCGGGCAAATCAGCCCTGGCCGAGGCCCTCGCCGGCCCCCTCGCCGGCCCCCTCGCCGATGCCCTTGAGCATCTCCATGAAGTCGACGGTGTCCTTGGCCGGCGGGGCCTCGACGGTCGCCTTCGTGCCGTAGTCGGAGTAGAAGGCGGTCATGTTCATCGCGCCCTCGGGCATCTTCATGCCGACGACCATCTTGACCGGGTAGCCGTCACCGTTGACCCAGAGCTCGGTGTCGTAGCCCTTGATCCCCGACTCCTCCATGGTCGCCACGAGCTTGTCGCGGTCCGCCTTCGGCAGGCTGTCGAGGCTCTTGTTGGCGTTCAGCATGTCCTCGAAGGCGATCGAGCCCTTGTAGTGCTGGGCGTCGACGCCCTCGACCTTCTCCGGGCCGATGTGCTTGATGCCCGGGGCCTCCAGGAGGAGCGCGAGCTGCTGGGCCGGGTCCTGGTTCATACCGCCCAGGCCCTGCGACATCGTCTTCCCCAGGACGGCGTCGGATTCCTTCGCCATCCCGGCGAAGTCCATCTTCATCCAGCGCTTGCCGTCCATCTCGGCGGCCTGCTCGGCGCCCATGTCCATGTACATGACGTCGTCACGCATGATCATGCGGATCTTCTCGGGCATTCCGGCGGCGCCCGCGCCGGCGAACATGCCCCCGGACATCGTCACGTCCATCGCGGCCGGGTCCCAGCCCTGCACACCGGTCATGGTGGTCGTGCCGGAGTCCAGGCCGGTGCCGGTCATCTCGATCGTCATCCGGATCTTCGCGGCCTTGGCCTCGGAGGTCTTCGTGTACGCGGCCTGGATGACCTTCGTGACGTCTTCGAGGCTCTGCGTCTGCGGCTTCGCGGGCGCGTCGGCCGCCTTCGGGTCGCCGTCCTGACACCCCGCGACACCCACCACGACGGCCGTGGCCGTCAGGGCGACGCCCGCGCGCTTCCATGCGGACATGTTCATGAGCGTTCCCCACCCCTTGTTAAGCCTTTGCGATTCCTTGAACCGTAACAAAGAACAGGCCCTCGCCTCTCCGAGGAGAGGCGAGGGCCTGTCGACCACTCAGTGAACCGGTGAGGTTCAGACCGCGGCCGGGTCCTCCTCGACGAGGAGGTTACGGGTGCGGTTGGAGTCCAGCGGGATGCCGGGGCCCATCGTCGTCGTCAGGGTCGCCTTCTTGATGTAGCGGCCCTTGGCGGCGGACGGCTTCAGACGAAGGATCTCGTCCAGGGCCGCAGCGTAGTTCTCGACCAGCTTCGTCTCGTCGAAGGAGACCTTGCCGATGATGAAGTGCAGGTTCGAGTGCTTGTCGACGCGGAACTCGATCTTGCCGCCCTTGATGTCGTTGACAGCCTTCGCGACATCGGGGGTGACGGTGCCGACCTTGGGGTTCGGCATGAGACCACGCGGGCCGAGGACGCGGCCGAGGCGGCCGACCTTGCCCATGAGGTCCGGGGTGGCCACAACGGCGTCGAACTCGTTCAGGCGGTTGCCCTTGGAGATCTCGTCGATGAGCTCGTCGGAGCCGACGATGTCGGCGCCGGCGGCAATCGCGGCCTCGGCACGGTCACCGGTCGCGAAGACCAGGACCCGGGCGGTCTTGCCGGTGCCGTGCGGGAGGTTCACGGTGCCGCGGACCATCTGGTCGGCCTTGCGCGGGTCGACACCCAGGCGGAAGGCGACCTCGACGGTGCCGTCGAACTTCGTGGCGGCGGTGTCCTTCGCCAGACGGACGGCCTCGAGGGGGGCGTAGTTCCGCTCCCGGTCGATCTTGGCGTCCGCGGCGCGGAGAGCCTTGCTGCGCTTCACTTCTTCTCCTGTTGGTTCAGGTATGGAGTCGTGGTGCGGGCCGGCGCGGGCCCTACCACTAGGTCACAAGGGGGTTGATCAGCCCTCGACGGTGATGCCCATGGAACGGGCGGTACCGGCGATGATCTTGGACGCGGCGTCCAGGTCATTGGCGTTCAGGTCGGGCAGCTTGACCGTGGCGATCTCGCGGACCTGAGCGGCCGTGAGCTTCGCGACCTTGGTCTTGTGGGGCTCGCCGGAGCCCTTGTCCACACCAGCGGCCTTGAGGATCAGCTTCGCGGCCGGCGGAGTCTTGGTGATGAAGGTGAAGGTGCGGTCCTCGTAGACCGTGATCTCCACCGGCACGACCATGCCACGCTGCGACTCGGTCGCGGCGTTGTAGGCCTTGCAGAACTCCATGATGTTGACGCCGTGCTGACCGAGCGCGGGGCCGACCGGCGGGGCCGGGTTCGCCGCACCGGCGTTGATCTGGAGCTTGATAAGCCCCGTGACCTTCTTCTTCTTGGGAGGCATTGCTCTCTCCGGGTCCTAGTGAGAGTGTTCAGCCCGCCTTCCGGTCATCCGGATGCAGGCATACCGCACAACGATAACGGGTATGGACGTGCGGCTAAAAACCGAGCAGGTCAGAGCGGCTGCGAGAGCCACTCTGACCTGGTCGGAAGACGGTGAGATCAGTTCTTCTGGATCTGGTCGAAGCTGAGCTCGACCGGGGTCTCGCGACCGAAGATCTCGACGAGGCCCTTGACCTTCTTCGAGTCCGGGTTGATCTCGTTGATCGTGGCCTGGAGGGTCGCGAAGGGACCGTCCGTGACCGTGACCGAGTCGCCGACCTCGAAGTCCAGAACCTGGACCTCCAGCTTGCGGGCGGGAGCGGGCTTGCCCTCGGCCTCTGCGGCCTCGCGGGCGGCCTTCTCCTCGGCCTCCGGGGCGAGCATCTTGACGATCTCGTCCAGGGTCAGCGGGTACGGGTCGTAGGCGTTGCCCACGAAGCCGGTGACGCCGGGGGTGTTGCGGACGACGCCCCAGGACTCGTTCGTCAGGTCCATGCGGACGAGAACGTAGCCGGGAAGCTTGTTCTGCTTGACGTTCTTCCGCTCGCCGCCCTTGATCTGGACGATCTCTTCCTCGGGGACCTCGGCCTGGTAGATGAAGTCCTCGACGTTGAGCGAGACGGCACGCTGCTCGAGGTTGGCCTTCACGCGCTTCTCGTAGCCGGCGTAGGTGTGGATGACGTACCACTCGCCGGGGAGGGTGCGGAGCTCCTCGCGAAGCGCGGCGACCGGGTCGACCGGGGCGGCCGGCTCGGCCTCCTCCTCGGTCTCGTCCTCGGCGTCCTCGACCTCGACGGACTCCTCGTCGTCGGACTCTTCGTCCTCGGAGTCCTCGTCGTCCGACTCCTCGTCGGAGTCCTCGGTCTCGTCGGCTTCCGCCTCGTCCTCGTCCTCGTCCTCGACGTGGAGAGCGGCGTCCTCGGCGGCGTCGCCGGCAGCGTCGTCAGCAGCGTCGGCCTGGTCCTCGTCGGCGGCCTCGACGATGTCCAGCTCGTCCTCGACGGACTCGGACTCGAAGGCGTCGTTCAGGTTCGCGTCAGACACGGTGGCTGCTTCTTCCTGCGATACAGATGGGGTGGAACAAAAAGTCAGCCGAAGACGTACTTGACTGCTTCCTGGAAGCCATAGTCAATCACGGTGACAAGGCCGATCATGATGACGACGAAGATAATCACCACAGTGGTGTACGACGTCAGCTGGCTACGAGTGGGCCAGACGACCTTGCGGAGTTCCGCCACGATCTGGCGGTAGAAGAGCGCGAGCCGGCCCAGAGGGCCCTTCTTGCCGCGCTTGCCGCCCTTGCGGGCCTTCTTCTTGGACTCAGAGGCCTCGTCGTCGGCATCAGGCATGTCGATGGAGCCTACGGCGTCCGTCACGATCTCTCACCTGATTCCGGGTCGGCCGTGCCGCGCCCGGGATGGAGCCGCACGGCGGTGCAATGAAGTACGTACATGCGCACAACACCTGGCGGTGTGTGTAGCAGGGCCGGAGGGACTTGAACCCCCAACCGCCGGTTTTGGAGACCGGTGCTCTACCAATTGAGCTACGACCCTTTGTTGGTGTCCCTCAACCTACCGCATCGTGAGATGTGGTCGGTGCGGGCCAACGAGCAGTGAGCATACGTGGTGATGGGGGTCCGCGTCGAACAGAAACCGCGCCGACCTGCCCTCGGACGGGCGTACGACCGGGAATGACCGTTCCTGTCCGGTCCGTGAAACCTGTGTGCCTGGCCCTGACGAGGTCTGGGACGATGGGCCGTATGAGCGCTGCTACCCCTCCCACCGAGCGTCGGGTCTCCGCCCGCATCGGTGCGATCTCCGAGTCCGCCACCCTCGCCGTCGACGCCAAGGCCAAGGCCCTCAAGGCCGCCGGGCGCCCGGTGATCGGCTTCGGCGCCGGTGAGCCCGACTTCCCGACCCCCGACTACATCGTCGAGGCGGCCGTCGAGGCTTGCAGGAACCCGAAGTTCCACCGCTACACGCCGGCCGGCGGTCTGCCCGAGCTGAAGGCCGCGATCGCCGCCAAGACGCTGCGCGACTCGGGCTACGAGGTCGACGCCTCTCAGGTCCTCGTGACCAACGGCGGCAAGCAGGCGATCTACGAGGCCTTCGCCGCGATCCTCGACCCGGGCGACGAGGTCATCGTCCCGGCGCCGTACTGGACGACGTACCCCGAGTCGATCCGTCTCGCGGGCGGCGTCCCGGTGGAGGTCGTGGCCGACGAGACCACCGGCTACCGGGTCTCCGTGGAGCAGCTGGAGGCCGCGCGCACGGAGAAGACCAAGGTCGTCCTCTTCGTCTCGCCGTCCAACCCGACCGGCGCCGTGTACCCCGAGGCCGACGCCGAGGCGATCGGGCGCTGGGCCGTCGAGCACGGCCTGTGGGTCCTGACCGACGAGATCTACGAGCACCTCGTCTACGGCGACGCGAAGTTCACGTCGCTGCCGGCGATCGTCCCCGAGCTGCGCGACAAGTGCATCGTGGTCAACGGTGTCGCGAAGACGTACGCGATGACCGGCTGGCGCGTCGGGTGGATCGTGGGCCCGAAGGACGTCGTGAAGGCCGCGACGAACCTCCAGTCGCACGCCACGTCCAACGTGAGCAACGTCGCGCAGATCGCCGCCCTCGCCGCCGTCTCGGGCAACCTGGACGCGGTCGCGGAGATGCGCACCGCCTTCGACCGTCGCCGCCAGACGATCGTGCGGATGCTGAACGAGATCGAGGGCGTGTACTGCCCGACGCCGGAGGGCGCCTTCTACGCGTACCCCTCGGTGAAGGGTCTGCTCGGCAAGGAGATCCGCGGCAAGCGCCCCGAGACCTCCGTCGAGCTCGCCGCCCTGATCCTCGACGAGGCCGAGGTCGCGGTCGTCCCGGGCGAGGCCTTCGGCACGCCGGGCTACCTGCGTCTGTCGTACGCGCTCGGCGACGAGGACCTGGTCGAGGGCGTCTCCCGGATCCAGAAGCTGCTGGCCGAGGCGACCGCCTGATCACCTAGGAACGTTCCTAGCTGGGCCCCCGCTCTTCGGAGCGGGGGCCCGTTTTTGCGTTCTAGCAAGGTCCCGATCGGGGAAACGGGGTGCCTTCGTCCATTCGGGTGCGGCAGTATCAGTCGATGGAGCACGTTTCACGCGACATCACCCTGCTGCCCAAGGCCCATCTGCATCTGCACTTCACCGGTTCGATGCGGCCCACGACGCTCATCGAGCTGGCCGACAAGTACGGCGTCCATCTTCCCGAGGCGCTGAGCAGCGGTACGCCCCCGAAGCTACGGGCGACCGACGAGCGCGGCTGGTTCCGCTTCCAGCGCCTGTACGACATCGCGCGCTCCTGCCTGCGCGAGCCCGAGGACATCCGGCGGCTCGTCCGCGAGGCCGCCGAGGAGGACGTCAGGGACGGCTCCGGGTGGCTGGAGATCCAGGTCGACCCCACCTCGTACGCCCCACTGCTCGGCGGGCTCATCGCGGCCATGGAGATCATCCTGGACGCGGTCGACGCGGCCTCCCGGGAAACCGGGCTCGGGATGCGGGTGCTCGTCGCCGCGAACCGGATGAAGCACCCCCTGGAGGCGCGGACGCTCGCCCGGCTCGCGGTGCGGTACGCGGACCGGGGCGTGGTCGGCTTCGGGCTCTCCAACGACGAGCGGCGGGGCCTGGCGCGCGACTTCGACCGGGCGTTCTCGATCGCCCGCGACGGCGGTCTCCTCGCGGCCCCGCACGGTGGGGAGCTGACCGGCCCCGCCTCCGTACGGGACTGCCTGGACGACCTGCGGGCCTCGCGCGTCGGCCACGGGGTGCGGGCGGCGGAGGACCCCCGGCTGCTGCGGAAGCTGGCGGAGCGCGGGGTGACCTGCGAGGTCTGCCCCGCGTCGAACGTGGCCCTCGGTGTGTACGAGCGGCACGAGGACGTACCGCTGCGGACGCTCTTCGAGGCGGGTGTCCCGATGGCGCTGGGCGCCGACGACCCGCTGCTCTTCGGCTCGCGGCTCGCGGCGCAGTACGAGATCGCCCGCCGGTACCACGGGTTCACGGACGCGGAGCTGGCGGAGCTGGCCCGTCAGTCGGTGCGGGGCTCGGCGGCCCCGGAGGGCGTACGGGCGAAGCTCCTTGCGGGGATCGACGACTGGATCGCCGACTGATCCCTCGGGTCCGTCAGCCGATCCCGCGCATCAGCGTGCGCGCGATCGAGCGGGCGAAGTCGTCGAGCGGCCCGGGGCCGTCCTCGGTCATCTCGTACGCGAAGGCCCGCTGGACGCAGGCGCCGAGGAGGAGCGCCGCGGCCGCCCGCGGGTCGGCGTCGGCGGCGACCCGGCCGAGGCGCTGCTCGGTGCGGAGGTAGGCGGTGAGCCCCTCGACGGGCTTGTGCGGGCCGGCGCCGAGCCGGCGCATGCCCTCTTCGTGGCGGGCCTTGAGCTGCGGCTCGGCGTAGAGCGAGGCGGCCATCGGAAAGCTCTCCTCGTAGAAGAGGGCGGCCTGCCGGGCGATCTCGGTGAGGTTCTCCTCGACGGTGCGGCTGCCGGGGTCGGCGGCGAGGGCGCCGAGCAGCCCGCCGAGCCGGGGCAGCCGTTCGTCGAGGACGGTCAGGAAGAGCTCTTCCTTGCTCGCGAAGTACTTGTAGAGCGCCGCCTCCGAGCAGCCGGCCGCCTTGGCGATCTCCTTGGTCGTGGTGCGGGCGAGTCCCGCCGTCCGCATGAGGTCGCGCGCGGCGTCGACGATCCGTACGCGGGTCGGCCTCTGTTCCATGCATCCTCCAGCCACGCTTGACGCGTGAGTGAGTATCCACCCACCCTGGGGGTGAGTGAACACTTACCCACCCCGGGAGGGTGCGACATGAAGCTCACTGTCTTCGGCGCGACCGGTGGCATCGGCCGGGAGATCGTCCGCCAGGCACTGGCCTCGGGCCACGAGGTGACGGCGGTGGTACGGGATCCGACGCGGCTGGCGGTGACCGGGGAGCGGCTCGTGGTCCACCGGGCCGACCTCGCCGCCCCCGAGACCCTGCGCGCGGCCGTCACCGGCCGGGACGCCGTGCTGTCGGGCCTCGGCGCCCGCGGTCGCGCGGACGCGGCGACGGGCGTGGCGGCCCGGCTGACCCGCTCGGTGCTCACGGCGATGGAGGCGGAGCGGGTCCGGCGGCTCCTGGTGGTCAGCGCGGCGCCGGTGGGCCCCGCCGCGGAGGGCGACGGGGTGCTCGACAAGGCCGTCCTCGCCGTGATCAGCAGCGTCCTGAAGGACGTCTACGCCGATCTGCGGGTGATGGAGTCCGCGCTGGCGGCAAGCGGCACGGACTGGACCTCGGTCCGCCCGCCGAAGCTGACGGACAAGCCGCTCACCGGCCGGTACCGCACGGTCGTCGGCGGCAATCCGCCCCGGGGCCGCACGCTGGCCCGCGCGGACGTGGCCCACGCGATGCTGGCGATGATCGACGCCCCGGCGACGGTCAAGCAGGGCGTGGGCGTGGCCTACTAGGCCACTAGATCTCGACGCCGACGGTCACGGGCTCGTTGACGAGGGTGATCCCGAAGGCGTCCCGGACCCCGGCGACGACCTCGCGGGCGAGGGCGAGGAGGTCCTCGGTGGTCGCCTCGCCGCGGTTGGTGAGGGCGAGCGTGTGCTTGGTGGAGATCCGGGCGGGCCCGGTTCCGTACCCCTTGGTGAACCCGGCCCGGTCGATCAGCCAGGCCGCGGAGGTCTTCACTGCGCCGCCCTCGCCCGCGGGGAAGGCCGGCGGGGCGACGTCGGGGCCGAGCCGCTCCGCCACACGGGCCCGGAAGCTGTCGAACTCGTCGTTCGTGAGGATCGGGTTCGTGAAGAAGGAGCCCGCGGACCAGGTGTCGTGATCCTCCGGGTCCAGGACCATGCCCTTGCCGGCGCGCAGCCGCAGCACGGTCTCGCGGGCCTGGCCGAGCGGCACCCGGTCGCCCGCCTCGACGCCGAGGGCGCGGGCGGTCTCCGGGTACTTGAGCGGCGCCGACATCCCGTCCGCGTCCTCCAGCTCGAAGCGGACCCGCAGCACCACGTACCGCTCGGGCTGGTCCTTGAAGAGGCTGTGCCGGTACGAGAAGGCGCACTCGGCGTTGGTGAGGGTGACGGTCTCCTCGGCGCGCCGGTCGTAGGCGACGACCTCGGTGACGGTCGCGGAGACGTCCTGCCCGTACGCGCCGACGTTCTGGATCGGGGTCGCGCCGGCCGAGCCGGGGATGCCGGCCAGGCACTCGATCCCGGCGAGTCCGGCCTCGACGGTCCGCGCCACGGCGTCCGTCCAGACCTCGCCCGCGGCGAGCTCCAGGCGCGAGCCCTCCAGGGCGAAGCCGGTGGTGGCGATGCGCAGCGCCGTGCCGTCGAAGCCCTTGTCCCCGATGACCAGGTTCGAGCCGCCGCCGATGATCAGCAGCGGGGTGCCCGCGGCGTCGGCCTCGCGGACGGCCGCGACCACCTCGTCGTCGGTGGTGGCGGTGACGAGCCGGGTGGCGGGTCCGCCGAGCCGGAAGGTGGTCAGGGGCGCGAGGGGGGCGTCGTGGAGTGGCTGCACGGGCTCAAGGGTACGGGCCCGCCGCTTCCGCGACGGGCCCGTGACGCTCGTAGCCGTCAGGCGAGCTCGACCACGGCCCGCGACATGCCGAGGACCTTCTGGCCCGCGCTCATCGCGGTGATGTCGACCCGCACCTTCCGGTCGTCCAGCTTCGCGGCGACCTTGGCGCTGACCTCGACGAGGGCGCCCTGGTCGTCGTTGGGGACGATGACCGGCTTGGTGAAGCGGACGCCGTACTCGACGACGGCGGCGGGGTCGCCGGCCCAGTCGGTGACGACGCGGACGGCCTCGGCCATGGTGAACATGCCGTGGGCGATGACGTCGGGGAGGCCGACCTCCACCGCGAACTTCTCGTTCCAGTGGATGGGGTTGAAGTCCCCGGAGGCGCCCGCGTACCGCACGAGCGTGGCGCGCGTCACGGGGAAGCTCTGCGCGGGCAGCTCGGTGCCGACCTCGACGTCGTCGTAGGCGATCTTGGCGGTCATGGTCAGGCCCCCTCGGGTGCGCGGGAGACGAGCTTCGTCCAGGCGGTCACGACGTGCTCGCCGGACGCGT
The sequence above is a segment of the Streptomyces sp. NBC_01255 genome. Coding sequences within it:
- a CDS encoding TetR/AcrR family transcriptional regulator, with the translated sequence MEQRPTRVRIVDAARDLMRTAGLARTTTKEIAKAAGCSEAALYKYFASKEELFLTVLDERLPRLGGLLGALAADPGSRTVEENLTEIARQAALFYEESFPMAASLYAEPQLKARHEEGMRRLGAGPHKPVEGLTAYLRTEQRLGRVAADADPRAAAALLLGACVQRAFAYEMTEDGPGPLDDFARSIARTLMRGIG
- a CDS encoding pyridoxal phosphate-dependent aminotransferase; the protein is MSAATPPTERRVSARIGAISESATLAVDAKAKALKAAGRPVIGFGAGEPDFPTPDYIVEAAVEACRNPKFHRYTPAGGLPELKAAIAAKTLRDSGYEVDASQVLVTNGGKQAIYEAFAAILDPGDEVIVPAPYWTTYPESIRLAGGVPVEVVADETTGYRVSVEQLEAARTEKTKVVLFVSPSNPTGAVYPEADAEAIGRWAVEHGLWVLTDEIYEHLVYGDAKFTSLPAIVPELRDKCIVVNGVAKTYAMTGWRVGWIVGPKDVVKAATNLQSHATSNVSNVAQIAALAAVSGNLDAVAEMRTAFDRRRQTIVRMLNEIEGVYCPTPEGAFYAYPSVKGLLGKEIRGKRPETSVELAALILDEAEVAVVPGEAFGTPGYLRLSYALGDEDLVEGVSRIQKLLAEATA
- the secE gene encoding preprotein translocase subunit SecE translates to MTDAVGSIDMPDADDEASESKKKARKGGKRGKKGPLGRLALFYRQIVAELRKVVWPTRSQLTSYTTVVIIFVVIMIGLVTVIDYGFQEAVKYVFG
- the nusG gene encoding transcription termination/antitermination protein NusG produces the protein MSDANLNDAFESESVEDELDIVEAADEDQADAADDAAGDAAEDAALHVEDEDEDEAEADETEDSDEESDDEDSEDEESDDEESVEVEDAEDETEEEAEPAAPVDPVAALREELRTLPGEWYVIHTYAGYEKRVKANLEQRAVSLNVEDFIYQAEVPEEEIVQIKGGERKNVKQNKLPGYVLVRMDLTNESWGVVRNTPGVTGFVGNAYDPYPLTLDEIVKMLAPEAEEKAAREAAEAEGKPAPARKLEVQVLDFEVGDSVTVTDGPFATLQATINEINPDSKKVKGLVEIFGRETPVELSFDQIQKN
- a CDS encoding UDP-N-acetylmuramate dehydrogenase, translating into MTATSVTGPSRKRRARTLEPVQPLHDAPLAPLTTFRLGGPATRLVTATTDDEVVAAVREADAAGTPLLIIGGGSNLVIGDKGFDGTALRIATTGFALEGSRLELAAGEVWTDAVARTVEAGLAGIECLAGIPGSAGATPIQNVGAYGQDVSATVTEVVAYDRRAEETVTLTNAECAFSYRHSLFKDQPERYVVLRVRFELEDADGMSAPLKYPETARALGVEAGDRVPLGQARETVLRLRAGKGMVLDPEDHDTWSAGSFFTNPILTNDEFDSFRARVAERLGPDVAPPAFPAGEGGAVKTSAAWLIDRAGFTKGYGTGPARISTKHTLALTNRGEATTEDLLALAREVVAGVRDAFGITLVNEPVTVGVEI
- a CDS encoding adenosine deaminase, which codes for MEHVSRDITLLPKAHLHLHFTGSMRPTTLIELADKYGVHLPEALSSGTPPKLRATDERGWFRFQRLYDIARSCLREPEDIRRLVREAAEEDVRDGSGWLEIQVDPTSYAPLLGGLIAAMEIILDAVDAASRETGLGMRVLVAANRMKHPLEARTLARLAVRYADRGVVGFGLSNDERRGLARDFDRAFSIARDGGLLAAPHGGELTGPASVRDCLDDLRASRVGHGVRAAEDPRLLRKLAERGVTCEVCPASNVALGVYERHEDVPLRTLFEAGVPMALGADDPLLFGSRLAAQYEIARRYHGFTDAELAELARQSVRGSAAPEGVRAKLLAGIDDWIAD
- a CDS encoding NAD(P)-dependent oxidoreductase, with protein sequence MKLTVFGATGGIGREIVRQALASGHEVTAVVRDPTRLAVTGERLVVHRADLAAPETLRAAVTGRDAVLSGLGARGRADAATGVAARLTRSVLTAMEAERVRRLLVVSAAPVGPAAEGDGVLDKAVLAVISSVLKDVYADLRVMESALAASGTDWTSVRPPKLTDKPLTGRYRTVVGGNPPRGRTLARADVAHAMLAMIDAPATVKQGVGVAY